From one Sorangium aterium genomic stretch:
- a CDS encoding extracellular catalytic domain type 1 short-chain-length polyhydroxyalkanoate depolymerase yields MSRNWTAWGALLAAMLGSVPSAGAATLRQVNDWAVSGLPRDVSMYVYVPDHVAPNPPILTLVHYCGGTASTVFGQARGGGIVDAADDHGFIMVVPSSGRCWDVVSDKTRTREAGGDSHAIRQMVKYALDTYGGNADRVYATGDSSGGMMTELLLALYPDVFKAGAALAGMPAGCRAANESGNNGGYSGACAGGSVTHTAQEWGDIARTLAPGYAGHRPRLQLFHGDADTLIRYPNHTEAIKQWTNVLGVGASPTSTDTGVRLGNHDATRQRWENECGYVVLDAFTSIGGDHGPSDALFPAEYVIPFLGLDKTGPVDPEIEQCSGGAGGSGGAGGTGGDGAGGGQGQGGMSGGTAGSTGSSGTAGGSGTAGGSATAGGSGTAVGSGGSSGTGGAVTGGGPAGGADSGSCAVGRADSGESVGTSLVALAIALSTLIRRRRRTAVGST; encoded by the coding sequence ATGAGCCGAAATTGGACTGCCTGGGGCGCCTTGCTGGCAGCCATGCTGGGGTCGGTACCCTCCGCGGGAGCGGCGACGTTGCGTCAGGTCAACGACTGGGCGGTGAGCGGTCTGCCTCGTGACGTGAGCATGTACGTCTATGTCCCGGACCACGTGGCGCCGAATCCTCCGATTCTGACGCTGGTGCACTACTGCGGCGGGACCGCCAGTACAGTGTTTGGTCAGGCGCGGGGCGGGGGCATCGTCGACGCGGCGGACGACCATGGCTTCATCATGGTCGTCCCCAGCAGCGGAAGATGCTGGGACGTCGTGTCGGACAAGACGCGCACGCGCGAAGCCGGTGGCGACAGTCACGCCATCAGGCAGATGGTGAAGTACGCGCTCGACACGTACGGAGGCAACGCGGATCGCGTCTATGCGACGGGAGATTCGTCCGGCGGCATGATGACCGAGCTCCTGCTTGCCCTCTACCCGGACGTCTTCAAAGCAGGCGCCGCGTTGGCGGGCATGCCGGCCGGGTGCCGCGCAGCCAACGAATCAGGCAACAACGGCGGATACAGCGGAGCGTGCGCGGGCGGCTCGGTGACCCACACAGCGCAAGAATGGGGCGACATCGCCCGTACGCTGGCCCCGGGGTATGCGGGACATCGCCCGCGGCTGCAGCTTTTCCACGGCGACGCGGACACCCTCATCAGGTACCCGAACCACACGGAGGCCATCAAGCAATGGACCAACGTTCTGGGCGTGGGCGCGAGCCCGACGTCGACCGATACGGGAGTTCGTCTCGGCAACCACGATGCGACGCGGCAGCGCTGGGAGAATGAGTGCGGCTACGTGGTCCTCGACGCGTTCACCTCGATTGGCGGCGATCACGGCCCATCCGACGCGTTGTTCCCCGCTGAGTACGTCATCCCCTTTCTGGGTCTCGACAAGACCGGGCCGGTCGATCCCGAGATAGAGCAGTGCAGCGGTGGGGCGGGCGGAAGCGGCGGCGCAGGCGGAACCGGTGGAGATGGTGCGGGTGGTGGACAGGGGCAGGGCGGCATGAGCGGCGGGACCGCTGGGAGCACGGGGTCGAGCGGCACCGCAGGCGGAAGCGGCACCGCAGGCGGAAGTGCCACCGCAGGCGGAAGCGGCACCGCAGTCGGAAGCGGCGGGAGCAGTGGAACGGGTGGAGCCGTCACGGGTGGTGGCCCGGCCGGTGGCGCTGATTCTGGATCGTGCGCGGTCGGCAGGGCCGATTCGGGGGAGTCTGTCGGGACTTCCCTGGTTGCTCTGGCAATTGCACTTTCGACCTTGATCCGTCGTCGTCGGAGGACGGCGGTGGGGTCCACCTGA
- a CDS encoding ATP-binding cassette domain-containing protein, which produces MKRAFLVPEVLQASLMDCGPAALKAVLQGFGVDVHYEWLRDRCQTDVDGTSIDALAALGQELGLATAEVVVPHDSFLLPEADCLPAIVVKRGAGGALHFVVVWRRLGPFVQILDPGSGRRWVRSARFMEDMPHFPIPISIERWRRWASSADSLGPLRAKLRALRADGEALIARADADPGWRPFAALDAAVRMVARLVRGGAIARGGEAQRVLHGVFERALAGEAGAIPKGFFWATEGKAPGKLLVHGAVIVHVGPRRRGAGEASSEAARAPASPTAAPPPSYRGSAAPEAARGVAPDRTAPRATATAALPAPVRRELELPTPSPSRLFFWMLRADAGGALALVGVALAASAAIAAIDVVVLRGLFDAVRSVTVAYQRALGLLALVAFAAGGLALEIFVAHAVSRLGRALEVRFRAAFLEKLPRLEDRYLRSRPTSDMTARGHAMHLMREAPALFARIARAALSFAATLLGVVWLYPGGAWLSLVAAAVALAAPYLARRPLVESLMRLRTHAASLERFYLDALLGVVPIRVHGAERAVRREHEALLVEWARTGRLVHAQSTAMQAAQGIASTAVAVAIVGGYVASGGPAAALLLLVFWSLRLPAAAQELVAALLGWKNVRNASVRLFAPLAAPEMDLPRAPAEDVVDAARAAQGAACAASIDLRGVSVKAGGHTLLSDVSLSVPAGAHVAIVGASGAGKSSLLSLLLGWLRASGGEVLVDGRPFDDAAVERLRRATAWVDPAIQLWNRTLLENITFGHAGDALARVPLSMSQAELTGVLESLPDGLQAAIGEGGARLSGGQGQRVRLARALMKGDARLVLLDEPFRGLERERRRELLARAREHWGRSTLVLVSHDVMDTLGFDRVLVVEGGRVVEDGAPRELMDDPRSRYRALAEADARARDEVWSKERFRSATMEGGRLIQGAA; this is translated from the coding sequence ATGAAGCGCGCGTTCCTCGTCCCCGAGGTGCTGCAGGCGTCGCTCATGGACTGCGGCCCCGCCGCGCTCAAGGCGGTGCTGCAGGGGTTCGGCGTCGACGTGCACTACGAGTGGCTCCGCGACCGCTGCCAGACGGACGTGGACGGGACCTCCATCGACGCGCTCGCCGCGCTCGGGCAGGAGCTCGGGCTCGCCACCGCCGAGGTGGTGGTCCCCCACGACAGCTTCCTCCTGCCAGAGGCCGACTGCTTGCCCGCGATCGTGGTCAAGCGCGGCGCGGGCGGCGCGCTCCACTTCGTGGTCGTCTGGCGCCGGCTCGGGCCGTTCGTGCAGATCCTCGACCCCGGGAGCGGGCGCCGCTGGGTGCGCTCAGCGCGCTTCATGGAGGACATGCCGCACTTCCCGATCCCGATCTCGATCGAGCGGTGGCGGCGGTGGGCGTCGTCCGCGGACTCGCTCGGCCCGCTCCGCGCGAAGCTGCGCGCGCTGCGCGCGGACGGGGAGGCGCTGATCGCCCGGGCCGACGCGGACCCGGGGTGGCGGCCGTTCGCGGCGCTCGACGCCGCCGTGCGGATGGTGGCGCGCCTCGTCCGGGGCGGCGCGATCGCGCGCGGGGGCGAGGCCCAGCGCGTGCTCCACGGCGTCTTCGAGCGCGCGCTCGCCGGGGAGGCGGGCGCCATCCCGAAGGGGTTCTTCTGGGCCACGGAGGGCAAGGCGCCGGGGAAGCTCCTCGTGCACGGCGCCGTCATCGTCCACGTCGGCCCGCGTCGGCGCGGCGCGGGCGAGGCCAGCAGCGAGGCCGCGCGCGCGCCTGCGTCCCCTACAGCGGCGCCGCCGCCGAGCTACCGCGGGAGCGCAGCGCCCGAGGCCGCGCGCGGGGTTGCGCCGGACCGGACTGCGCCGCGCGCGACCGCGACCGCGGCGCTGCCGGCGCCGGTTCGCCGGGAGCTCGAGCTGCCGACGCCATCCCCCTCGCGCCTGTTCTTCTGGATGCTGCGCGCCGACGCGGGCGGGGCGCTCGCGCTCGTCGGGGTGGCGCTCGCGGCGAGCGCGGCCATCGCGGCGATCGACGTGGTCGTCCTCCGCGGGCTGTTCGACGCGGTGAGGAGCGTCACCGTCGCGTACCAGCGCGCGCTCGGGCTCCTGGCCCTCGTCGCGTTCGCCGCCGGGGGCCTGGCGCTCGAGATCTTCGTGGCCCACGCCGTGTCGCGCCTCGGGCGCGCCCTCGAGGTGCGCTTCCGCGCCGCGTTCCTGGAGAAGCTGCCGCGGCTCGAGGATCGCTACCTGCGCAGCCGGCCGACCTCGGACATGACCGCGCGCGGCCACGCGATGCACCTGATGCGCGAGGCCCCGGCGCTCTTCGCCCGCATCGCGCGCGCGGCGCTGTCGTTCGCGGCGACGCTCCTCGGCGTCGTCTGGCTCTACCCGGGCGGCGCGTGGTTGTCGCTGGTGGCCGCGGCGGTCGCGCTCGCCGCCCCGTACCTCGCGCGGCGGCCGCTCGTGGAGAGCCTCATGCGCCTGCGCACGCACGCGGCGTCGCTCGAGCGGTTCTACCTCGACGCCCTGCTCGGCGTCGTGCCCATCCGCGTCCACGGCGCGGAGCGTGCGGTGCGGCGCGAGCACGAGGCGCTGCTCGTCGAGTGGGCGCGGACCGGCCGGCTCGTGCACGCGCAGTCCACCGCCATGCAGGCCGCCCAGGGGATCGCGAGCACGGCCGTGGCGGTCGCGATCGTCGGCGGCTACGTCGCCTCCGGCGGCCCGGCCGCGGCGCTGCTCCTGCTCGTGTTCTGGTCGCTGCGCCTCCCCGCGGCGGCGCAGGAGCTCGTCGCGGCGCTGCTCGGCTGGAAGAACGTGCGCAACGCCTCCGTGCGCCTCTTCGCGCCGCTCGCGGCGCCGGAGATGGACCTGCCCCGCGCGCCCGCCGAAGACGTTGTCGACGCAGCGCGCGCCGCGCAGGGCGCCGCGTGCGCCGCGTCGATCGACCTCCGGGGCGTCAGCGTGAAGGCCGGCGGGCACACGCTCCTGTCCGACGTCTCGCTGAGCGTCCCGGCGGGGGCGCACGTCGCGATCGTGGGGGCGTCGGGCGCGGGGAAGTCGTCGCTGCTCTCGCTGCTCCTCGGGTGGCTGCGGGCGTCCGGGGGGGAGGTCCTCGTCGACGGGCGCCCCTTCGACGACGCGGCGGTCGAGCGCCTCCGCCGCGCGACCGCGTGGGTGGACCCAGCGATCCAGCTCTGGAACCGCACGCTCCTCGAGAACATCACCTTCGGCCACGCCGGCGACGCCCTCGCGCGCGTGCCCCTGTCCATGAGCCAGGCCGAGCTCACAGGCGTCCTGGAGAGCCTGCCCGACGGCTTGCAGGCGGCGATCGGCGAGGGGGGCGCGCGCCTGTCGGGCGGGCAGGGGCAGCGCGTCCGCCTCGCGCGGGCGCTCATGAAGGGCGACGCGCGCCTCGTGCTCCTCGACGAGCCGTTCCGCGGCCTCGAGCGCGAGCGGCGCCGGGAGCTGCTCGCGCGCGCGCGGGAGCACTGGGGGCGCTCGACGCTCGTCCTCGTCAGCCACGACGTCATGGACACGCTCGGCTTCGATCGCGTGCTGGTCGTCGAGGGGGGCAGGGTCGTCGAGGACGGCGCGCCGCGCGAGCTCATGGACGACCCGCGGAGCCGCTACCGCGCGCTCGCCGAGGCGGACGCGCGGGCGCGCGACGAGGTCTGGTCGAAGGAGCGCTTCAGGAGCGCGACGATGGAGGGCGGCCGGCTCATCCAGGGGGCGGCGTGA
- a CDS encoding HlyD family secretion protein: protein MASPFFRTMRSLEIERGPRTWIRLAVILAVLGAWAGWMHAARVSVYATTGKARLEVSRMAHRVAAAEPGRVSALQVSLGRHVEQGEVLVELDASVEERRLEEERTRAAALAPKIEALQRQMAVEEEVRAWQVKLSDASVARARIDLRQRDLSAAHGEELRAISERLHDERLASTADHLEAKSRAADERLKAEGARADLRRLSVAGHHDERQTAARLAELGRALGDLVAEQQEAEAAVATALAQIERRKVRAPIAGKLGNIAALQVGDVLKPGDLVATVVPGDDLHAVALFAPSDAVGRIVPGQRARMRLDGFAWTQFGMIEGEVSHVASEPYDGAIRVELLVRPESAASIPVQHGMPGTTEVEVERVSPWALLLRAVAPGGAR, encoded by the coding sequence GTGGCCTCGCCGTTCTTCCGCACGATGCGGTCGCTCGAGATCGAGCGCGGGCCGAGGACCTGGATCCGCCTCGCCGTGATCCTCGCGGTGCTCGGCGCGTGGGCGGGCTGGATGCACGCGGCGCGCGTCTCGGTCTACGCGACGACCGGGAAGGCGCGCCTGGAGGTCAGCCGGATGGCCCACCGCGTGGCCGCCGCCGAGCCCGGGCGCGTGTCGGCGTTGCAGGTCTCGCTCGGGCGCCACGTCGAGCAAGGGGAGGTGCTCGTCGAGCTGGACGCCTCCGTCGAGGAGAGGCGCCTGGAGGAGGAGCGGACGAGGGCGGCCGCGCTCGCGCCGAAGATCGAGGCGCTGCAGCGCCAGATGGCGGTCGAGGAGGAGGTGCGCGCGTGGCAGGTGAAGCTGTCCGACGCCTCGGTCGCGCGCGCCAGGATCGACCTGCGCCAGCGGGATCTCTCCGCAGCGCACGGCGAGGAGCTCCGCGCGATCTCCGAGCGCCTGCACGACGAGCGGCTCGCGTCGACGGCCGACCACCTCGAGGCGAAGAGCCGCGCCGCCGACGAGCGGCTCAAGGCGGAGGGGGCGCGCGCCGATCTCCGGCGGCTCTCGGTCGCGGGGCACCACGACGAGCGGCAGACGGCGGCCCGCCTCGCGGAGCTCGGGCGCGCGCTCGGGGATCTGGTGGCCGAGCAGCAGGAGGCCGAGGCGGCCGTGGCCACGGCGCTCGCGCAGATCGAGCGGCGCAAGGTCCGCGCGCCCATCGCGGGGAAGCTCGGGAACATCGCGGCGCTCCAGGTGGGGGACGTGCTCAAGCCGGGCGACCTCGTGGCGACGGTCGTCCCGGGCGACGACCTCCACGCGGTCGCGCTCTTCGCGCCGTCCGACGCGGTGGGGCGCATCGTCCCCGGGCAGAGGGCGCGGATGCGCCTCGACGGGTTCGCGTGGACGCAGTTCGGCATGATCGAGGGGGAGGTCTCCCACGTGGCGAGCGAGCCGTACGACGGCGCGATCCGCGTCGAGCTGCTCGTGCGGCCGGAGAGCGCGGCGTCGATCCCTGTGCAGCACGGGATGCCGGGGACCACCGAGGTCGAGGTGGAGCGCGTCTCTCCGTGGGCGCTCCTCCTGCGCGCCGTGGCGCCGGGAGGCGCGCGATGA
- a CDS encoding ATP-binding cassette domain-containing protein: MGGLVWQPSALAHAMSALTAACGLATGAVPSPGAPPEGDPTAWIEAYAGCMGVEAEAVQCSFAELGGALASLGPSIVRVEQGYLAVMSAGRRGLSVLTPALTPARIPLETVRRALTAHLEDRPASHVDKWLAAAQVPPRRAARARDELLAQLVADRPIDGVWLLRPDPGSSFRRLLSRRGVLRRGAIFLAAAASQIALGVFAWWLIGAGALEGDVQPGWLFAWVLLSLSALFVQLFASFTGGMLTIDVAALLKQRLLCGALRLDPAAIRARGSGELLAMVSESEAVETAGLGGALGAIVALVQLASAAAVLAAGAGGGLHVALLLGWTLAVALLGRRFARERAAWTGERFAITSGFVEHVVGHRTRVAQQASHLHHLEEDAALERYHRAARGMDGVGDLLASLPARGWLALGLLGLVPAVLGGVGAGPLVVATGGILQAQAAFATLATSLGALLSAAVSWRSIARLFTAAEGREPAGIPQAVLGRPATSDVVIEARGVSFRYDGERGEPVLRGCELVLSKGDRLLLEGRSGGGKSTLAAVLSGLHAPSSGLVLLRGLDRRTLGGAAWRSRVASAPQFHDNHVLSGTLAFNLLMGRAWPASPEDRREAEVVCRKLGLGPLLDRMPSGLDQVVGETGWQLSHGERSRLFLARALLQRSDAVILDESFGALDPLTARECVGAVLERAPALIVIAHP; the protein is encoded by the coding sequence TTGGGCGGGCTCGTCTGGCAGCCGTCCGCGCTCGCCCACGCGATGAGCGCGCTCACGGCCGCGTGCGGGCTCGCGACCGGCGCGGTCCCGTCGCCCGGCGCGCCGCCGGAGGGCGACCCCACCGCGTGGATCGAGGCGTACGCGGGCTGCATGGGCGTCGAGGCGGAGGCGGTCCAGTGCAGCTTCGCCGAGCTCGGGGGCGCGCTCGCGTCCCTCGGCCCCTCGATCGTCCGCGTCGAGCAGGGCTACCTCGCGGTGATGTCCGCGGGACGGCGGGGGCTCTCGGTGCTGACGCCGGCGCTCACGCCGGCGCGGATCCCGCTGGAGACCGTGCGCCGGGCGCTCACCGCCCACCTCGAGGACCGCCCCGCGTCGCACGTCGACAAGTGGCTCGCCGCGGCGCAGGTCCCGCCGCGGCGCGCCGCGCGGGCGCGCGACGAGCTGCTCGCCCAGCTCGTCGCGGATCGCCCCATCGACGGCGTGTGGCTGCTCCGCCCCGATCCTGGGTCGAGCTTCCGGCGCCTGCTCTCGAGGCGCGGGGTGCTCCGCCGGGGCGCGATCTTCCTCGCGGCCGCCGCGTCGCAGATCGCGCTCGGCGTCTTCGCCTGGTGGCTGATCGGCGCGGGCGCGCTCGAGGGCGACGTGCAGCCGGGGTGGCTGTTCGCGTGGGTGCTCCTGTCGCTCTCGGCGCTCTTCGTGCAGCTGTTCGCCTCGTTCACGGGGGGCATGCTCACGATCGACGTCGCCGCGCTCCTCAAGCAGCGCCTGCTGTGCGGCGCGCTCCGCCTGGATCCTGCCGCGATCCGGGCGCGCGGCTCGGGCGAGCTGCTGGCCATGGTCTCCGAGTCCGAGGCGGTCGAGACGGCCGGGCTCGGCGGCGCGCTCGGGGCGATCGTCGCGCTCGTGCAGCTCGCGAGCGCCGCGGCGGTCCTCGCCGCCGGCGCCGGCGGCGGCCTCCACGTCGCGCTGCTCCTCGGGTGGACGCTCGCCGTGGCGCTGCTCGGGCGCCGCTTCGCCCGGGAGCGGGCGGCGTGGACGGGCGAGCGGTTCGCGATCACGAGCGGCTTCGTCGAGCACGTCGTCGGGCACCGGACGCGCGTCGCCCAGCAGGCCTCGCACCTCCACCACCTGGAGGAGGACGCGGCGCTGGAGCGCTACCACCGCGCCGCGCGGGGGATGGATGGCGTGGGTGATCTCCTCGCGTCGCTCCCGGCGCGCGGGTGGCTCGCGCTCGGGCTGCTCGGCCTGGTCCCCGCGGTCCTGGGCGGGGTGGGCGCGGGCCCGCTCGTCGTCGCGACCGGCGGCATCCTCCAGGCGCAGGCCGCGTTCGCGACGCTGGCGACGAGCCTCGGCGCGCTCCTCTCCGCCGCCGTCTCGTGGCGCTCGATCGCCCGTCTCTTCACGGCGGCCGAGGGCCGCGAGCCCGCCGGGATCCCGCAGGCCGTGCTCGGGCGCCCCGCGACGTCGGACGTCGTGATCGAGGCGCGGGGCGTCTCGTTCCGCTACGACGGGGAGCGCGGCGAGCCGGTCCTCCGCGGCTGCGAGCTGGTGCTCTCGAAGGGCGACCGGCTGCTGCTCGAGGGGCGCTCCGGCGGCGGCAAGTCGACGCTCGCGGCCGTGCTCAGCGGCCTTCACGCGCCGTCGTCGGGGCTCGTGCTGCTGCGCGGCCTCGACCGGCGGACGCTGGGCGGGGCCGCGTGGCGCAGCCGCGTCGCGAGCGCGCCGCAGTTCCACGACAACCACGTGCTCTCCGGGACGCTCGCGTTCAACCTGCTGATGGGCCGCGCGTGGCCCGCGTCGCCCGAGGACCGGCGGGAGGCGGAGGTCGTCTGCCGCAAGCTGGGCCTCGGGCCGCTGCTGGACAGGATGCCCTCGGGGCTCGATCAGGTCGTGGGCGAGACGGGGTGGCAGCTCTCGCACGGCGAGCGGAGCCGGCTGTTCCTGGCGCGCGCGCTGCTCCAGCGCTCGGACGCCGTGATCCTCGACGAGAGCTTTGGCGCGCTGGATCCGCTGACGGCCCGCGAGTGCGTGGGCGCCGTGCTGGAGCGGGCGCCGGCGCTGATCGTCATTGCGCACCCGTGA